The window CAAAGCTCCTGGCTGAACAGGGGGCTCTGGTCACGATCAACGATATCCGGCCGGAAGCTGAATTCTCCGCTGTTTTGAGTGAATTGCAGGGGCTTTCATATCGGGCTGAATTCGGGACGCACCGGGTCGAGACGTTCCTTGACCAGGACCTTATCCTGGTCAGTCCGGGAGTGCCAATCCGGCAGCAGGCTTTTGAGGAGGCGAGATCGCACAATATTCCCATTTCCAATGATCTGGAGCTGGCCTTTATGCTCACTCGCGCTCCCTTCCTGGCCATTGCCGGAACCAATGGGAAAACCACGACCACAACCCTTTTGGGTGATATCTTCACCCGCGCAGGCCGCAACATCATCCTCGGCGGCAATATCGGCACCCCCCTCTCTCCCCTGGTCTGCGAGCAGCCGGAGGCGGAGTTTATCATTGCCGAGGTGAGCAGCTTTCAACTGGAGGTCATTCACCGCTTCCGTCCGCGGGTGGGAATCATGCTCAATATCACTCCCGACCACCTGGACCGCTATGCATCCTGGGACGAATATGTCCAGGCCAAGGCCCGGCTGTTCGCCAATCAGACAGCCGAAGATTTCGCCCTGATCAATGCCAGGGATGCAGCCACGCCTCAACTCCTTGCGATGCGCCAGGGATCGGGGAAGCTGCTCTTTTTCCGGACCGATGCCCCGGTTGACGAAGGCGTGATGATCCGGGGAACGGATGTCGTGGCCCGGCTCGATGGACGGGAAGAGCACATCTGCTCGCTTGGCCGGATGAAGCTTTCCGGCGGGCACAACCGGGAAAACGTCCTGACCGCTGCCCTGACTGCCTGGCTCTGCCGGATCGACCAGGCCGCTATCCAGCACAGCATCGATGAGTTTACCGGGCTTTCCCACCGGATTGAATTTGTCGCTGAAATCAGGGGAGTGCGGTTCATCGACGATTCCAAAGGGACCAATGTGGATGCCGTGGTCCGGGCCATCGAGAGTATCACCGGGCCGATCTGGCTGATTC is drawn from bacterium and contains these coding sequences:
- the murD gene encoding UDP-N-acetylmuramoyl-L-alanine--D-glutamate ligase gives rise to the protein MHISEFKGKRVLIVGMAKTGVALAKLLAEQGALVTINDIRPEAEFSAVLSELQGLSYRAEFGTHRVETFLDQDLILVSPGVPIRQQAFEEARSHNIPISNDLELAFMLTRAPFLAIAGTNGKTTTTTLLGDIFTRAGRNIILGGNIGTPLSPLVCEQPEAEFIIAEVSSFQLEVIHRFRPRVGIMLNITPDHLDRYASWDEYVQAKARLFANQTAEDFALINARDAATPQLLAMRQGSGKLLFFRTDAPVDEGVMIRGTDVVARLDGREEHICSLGRMKLSGGHNRENVLTAALTAWLCRIDQAAIQHSIDEFTGLSHRIEFVAEIRGVRFIDDSKGTNVDAVVRAIESITGPIWLILGGRDKENDYHPLIPLVRDRVRGILAIGESREKVDRFFRQIVPVYCFDSFKGAVQQGFSLAAPGDTVLLSPACASFDMFQSYAHRGQVFKQLVQELKDAEG